In the genome of Porphyrobacter sp. ULC335, one region contains:
- a CDS encoding MFS transporter: MSEAQALTDREPSEKEIRLVIGASSAGTIFEWYDFFIYGTLAYILKDAFYATDNETLGLLLVWSTFAVGFAFRPLGAVLFGFLGDKLGRKYTFLVTVTLMGIATAGVGLIPTVDSIGMAAPIIVILLRVLQGLALGGEYGGAAIYVAEHAPPEKRGFYTSFIQASVAGGFVLSIIVVLACRALIPAEAFAAWGWRVPFLLSIALLAISLWMRLKLSESPVFQAMKAAGETSGNPFIESMTYPGNPKRLFVALFGITGILTTVWYTGFFSAMSFLRGPMHVNDLTVELVLLVSGLIVMSFYVIIGKWSDRVGRKKPIIIGAALTLVLLFPLFWLMGSFANPQLAEAAERTPVVVSGPACETDPFAELFQRDQTDCGKVLETLTASGVLYTLTPGETLSLTVGGNPVAMDPAWFTDGAARRAGLQAGLGQYGFDFAKQQPPMANVIGIVGVLLALGMLSALTYGSVAALLSEMFPPRIRYSSMSIPYHIGAGYLGGFLPLIAGVIVARTGDIYSGLWYTWAVVAFGLAVAWWGLPSGPPRDFADD, encoded by the coding sequence ATGTCAGAAGCGCAGGCGCTCACGGACCGCGAGCCGAGCGAAAAAGAAATCCGGCTGGTGATCGGCGCATCATCGGCGGGGACCATTTTCGAATGGTACGATTTCTTCATCTACGGCACGCTCGCCTACATCCTGAAAGACGCCTTCTACGCCACCGATAACGAGACGCTGGGTCTGCTGCTGGTGTGGTCGACCTTCGCGGTGGGCTTTGCCTTCCGCCCGCTGGGCGCGGTGCTGTTCGGCTTTCTGGGCGACAAGCTGGGGCGTAAATACACCTTCCTCGTCACCGTCACGCTGATGGGCATTGCGACGGCGGGCGTCGGCCTGATCCCCACAGTAGACAGTATCGGCATGGCAGCGCCGATCATCGTCATCCTGCTGCGCGTGTTGCAAGGCCTTGCACTGGGCGGGGAATATGGCGGCGCGGCGATCTATGTCGCCGAACACGCCCCGCCGGAAAAGCGCGGCTTCTACACCAGCTTCATCCAGGCGAGCGTGGCGGGCGGCTTTGTCCTTTCGATCATCGTCGTGCTGGCCTGCCGCGCGCTGATCCCGGCAGAGGCTTTCGCCGCATGGGGCTGGCGCGTGCCGTTCCTCCTGTCGATAGCGCTGCTCGCGATCTCGCTGTGGATGCGGTTGAAGCTGTCCGAAAGCCCGGTGTTCCAGGCGATGAAGGCGGCCGGGGAAACCTCGGGCAACCCCTTCATCGAAAGCATGACCTATCCCGGCAATCCCAAGCGGCTGTTCGTCGCCCTGTTCGGGATCACCGGCATCCTGACGACCGTCTGGTACACCGGTTTCTTCTCGGCAATGAGCTTCCTGCGCGGACCGATGCATGTCAACGATCTGACGGTCGAACTGGTGCTTCTGGTCTCGGGCCTGATCGTGATGAGTTTCTACGTCATCATCGGCAAGTGGTCCGACCGGGTAGGCCGCAAGAAGCCGATCATCATCGGCGCGGCTCTTACGCTGGTGCTGTTGTTCCCGCTGTTCTGGCTGATGGGAAGCTTTGCCAACCCGCAGCTCGCCGAAGCGGCCGAGCGCACGCCGGTGGTGGTGAGCGGGCCTGCCTGCGAGACGGATCCCTTTGCCGAGCTGTTCCAGCGCGATCAGACCGATTGCGGCAAGGTGCTCGAGACGCTGACCGCTTCAGGCGTTCTCTACACCCTGACTCCCGGCGAGACGCTGAGCCTGACAGTGGGCGGCAATCCGGTCGCGATGGATCCTGCATGGTTCACAGATGGCGCAGCGCGGCGCGCGGGGCTGCAAGCGGGGCTGGGGCAGTACGGCTTCGACTTTGCCAAGCAGCAGCCGCCGATGGCCAATGTCATCGGGATTGTCGGCGTGCTGCTGGCACTGGGGATGCTCTCGGCGCTGACATACGGCTCGGTCGCGGCGCTGCTGTCCGAGATGTTCCCGCCGCGTATCCGCTATTCCTCCATGTCGATCCCCTACCACATCGGGGCTGGCTATCTCGGCGGGTTCCTGCCGCTGATCGCGGGCGTGATCGTGGCGCGCACCGGCGATATCTATTCAGGCCTGTGGTATACTTGGGCGGTGGTCGCCTTTGGCCTTGCGGTCGCATGGTGGGGCCTGCCTTCGGGACCGCCGCGGGACTTTGCCGATGATTGA
- the radA gene encoding DNA repair protein RadA, protein MAKSKRRYVCQECGSVSHRWQGQCADCGQWNTLIEDVPATVFSQKHDLSSGGRNVAFEPLNAPTKLPVRKSTGLAEFDRALGGGLVPGSAVLLGGDPGIGKSTLLLQCAATIARGGNDVVYVSGEEAAGQVRLRASRMGVADAPIRLASETSVRDILTTLGQGEPPALLVIDSIQTMHSDTIEGAPGTVSQVRGCALELIRYAKESGCVVVLVGHVTKDGTIAGPRVLEHMVDVVMSFEGERSHQYRILRALKNRFGAVDEIGVFAMASEGLEEVANPSLLFLSGRETPLAGSAVFPALEGTRPVLVEIQALIVRLQSGATPRRAVVGWDSGRLAMLLAVLESRCGLNFSSAEVYLNIAGGYRLTDPAADLAVAAALVSALADRPLPDKTAWFGEVSLAGEIRPVAHAPLRQREAAKLGFARCYGPASAAAGSAGADYHGLAALANVVDQVMGSA, encoded by the coding sequence ATGGCAAAATCGAAACGCCGATATGTGTGTCAGGAATGCGGCTCGGTCTCGCACCGCTGGCAGGGGCAATGCGCCGACTGCGGGCAGTGGAACACGCTGATCGAGGATGTGCCCGCAACGGTGTTCTCGCAGAAGCACGACCTGTCGAGCGGCGGGCGCAATGTTGCCTTCGAACCCCTGAATGCTCCCACCAAGCTGCCGGTCAGGAAGTCGACCGGCCTTGCCGAGTTCGACCGGGCGCTGGGCGGCGGGCTGGTGCCGGGCAGCGCAGTGCTGCTGGGCGGGGACCCGGGCATCGGGAAGTCGACGCTGCTGCTGCAATGCGCCGCCACCATCGCGCGCGGCGGCAATGATGTTGTCTATGTCAGCGGAGAGGAGGCGGCCGGGCAGGTCCGTCTGCGCGCTTCGCGCATGGGCGTGGCCGATGCGCCAATCCGACTCGCTTCGGAAACATCGGTGCGGGATATTCTGACGACGCTGGGGCAGGGCGAGCCGCCCGCGCTGCTGGTGATCGATTCGATCCAGACGATGCATTCCGACACCATCGAAGGCGCCCCCGGCACTGTCTCGCAGGTGCGCGGCTGCGCGCTGGAACTGATCCGCTATGCCAAGGAAAGCGGCTGCGTGGTGGTGCTGGTCGGCCATGTCACCAAGGACGGCACCATTGCCGGCCCGCGCGTGCTGGAACACATGGTCGATGTCGTGATGAGCTTCGAGGGGGAGCGCAGCCACCAGTACCGCATCCTGCGCGCGCTCAAGAACCGCTTCGGCGCGGTGGACGAGATCGGGGTCTTCGCGATGGCGTCCGAAGGGCTGGAGGAAGTCGCCAACCCCTCTCTGCTGTTCCTTTCCGGCCGCGAGACGCCGCTGGCGGGCAGCGCGGTGTTCCCGGCGCTGGAGGGCACGCGGCCGGTTCTCGTGGAAATTCAGGCGCTGATCGTCCGCCTGCAATCAGGCGCGACCCCGCGCCGTGCCGTCGTGGGTTGGGACAGCGGGCGGCTGGCGATGCTGCTTGCCGTGCTGGAATCGCGCTGCGGGCTGAATTTTTCCTCGGCCGAGGTCTATCTCAACATCGCGGGCGGATATCGCCTCACCGACCCGGCGGCAGACCTCGCCGTTGCTGCTGCGCTGGTCTCGGCGCTGGCCGATCGGCCACTGCCGGACAAGACAGCATGGTTCGGCGAAGTCAGTCTTGCAGGCGAGATTCGCCCGGTCGCCCACGCCCCGCTGCGGCAGCGTGAGGCAGCCAAATTGGGCTTTGCGCGCTGCTATGGGCCTGCGAGTGCGGCAGCGGGAAGCGCTGGTGCGGACTATCACGGGCTTGCTGCGCTTGCGAACGTCGTTGACCAGGTGATGGGCAGCGCATAA
- the phaR gene encoding polyhydroxyalkanoate synthesis repressor PhaR, translated as MVGRSKAATGEAGDAIIIKKYANRRLYNTASSSYITLEDLARMVRENVDFQVLDAKSGDDITHAILTQIIMDEEANGEQMLPVSFLRQLIGMYGNSMQAMMPSYLEASMANFRDNQTKIREAFEKGLSATPFAAIHETNMAMMRAAADVFLPGLGKAKDKPAAKPAAPVSEPRDEIAALREQMAAMQKKLDDLSK; from the coding sequence ATGGTCGGCAGGTCAAAAGCGGCAACGGGCGAAGCGGGTGATGCGATCATCATCAAGAAATACGCCAACCGGCGTCTCTACAACACGGCCTCGTCCAGCTACATCACGTTAGAGGATCTTGCCCGGATGGTGCGCGAGAATGTCGATTTCCAGGTGCTTGACGCCAAAAGCGGTGACGACATCACTCACGCGATCCTGACCCAGATCATCATGGATGAAGAAGCGAATGGCGAGCAGATGCTCCCGGTCAGCTTCCTGCGCCAGCTGATCGGCATGTACGGCAATTCGATGCAGGCGATGATGCCGTCATACCTCGAAGCCAGCATGGCGAACTTCCGCGACAATCAGACCAAAATCCGCGAGGCCTTCGAAAAGGGTCTGAGCGCAACGCCCTTCGCCGCGATCCATGAAACCAATATGGCGATGATGCGCGCTGCGGCCGATGTGTTCTTGCCGGGCCTCGGCAAGGCCAAGGACAAGCCCGCCGCCAAGCCAGCGGCTCCGGTTTCGGAACCCCGCGACGAGATCGCCGCGCTGCGCGAACAAATGGCCGCGATGCAAAAGAAGCTGGACGATCTGAGCAAATAG
- a CDS encoding iron-sulfur cluster assembly scaffold protein, whose protein sequence is MTARVSSKLYSPELLGLATGLANFPLTGDLPLTSEARSRSCGSVIAIGLALDDRGLVSGVGMKVSACAIGQASAALLALSIRGNNPGSVILTAQGLAAWLAGEGELPAWPGIAALVPARDHPGRHGALLLPWKAASEALSSEAARG, encoded by the coding sequence GTGACGGCACGGGTATCGTCAAAGCTGTATTCGCCCGAACTGCTCGGTCTGGCGACCGGCCTTGCGAACTTTCCTCTGACCGGAGATCTGCCCCTGACATCCGAGGCGCGTTCGCGCAGCTGTGGGAGTGTGATCGCAATCGGGCTTGCGCTGGACGACAGGGGCTTGGTTTCAGGGGTGGGCATGAAAGTCAGCGCCTGCGCCATCGGACAGGCCTCCGCCGCCCTGCTGGCGCTATCGATCAGGGGCAACAATCCCGGCAGCGTGATCCTGACTGCGCAAGGCCTTGCAGCGTGGCTGGCGGGCGAGGGTGAATTGCCTGCATGGCCGGGGATCGCAGCGCTTGTTCCCGCGCGTGACCATCCCGGCCGCCACGGCGCGCTTCTATTGCCGTGGAAGGCTGCAAGCGAGGCGCTTTCAAGCGAGGCGGCGCGCGGCTAG
- a CDS encoding CvpA family protein, whose protein sequence is MDGLDIIIAIIVGVAAIGGFMRGLVQEVLSLASWIMAAFALHILHPALTDGLRSFYRAEPAVSLLAFVLLLLIPYAAMKVIIGNASGASDGAVLGPIDRVLGFGFGAIKGALIAVFAFALLATGFDESWGYKGRPQWITGARTYAAIDAFSRQLVPEIAVRRDRLRGEADAREDALSEITG, encoded by the coding sequence ATGGACGGTCTCGACATCATCATCGCTATCATCGTCGGCGTAGCTGCCATCGGCGGCTTCATGCGGGGGCTGGTGCAAGAGGTTCTCTCGCTCGCCTCGTGGATCATGGCAGCCTTTGCGCTCCATATCCTCCACCCGGCGTTGACCGACGGGCTGCGCAGTTTTTACCGCGCGGAACCGGCGGTCTCGCTGCTGGCTTTCGTGCTGCTGCTGTTGATCCCCTATGCCGCGATGAAGGTCATTATCGGCAACGCCAGCGGCGCTTCGGACGGGGCAGTGCTCGGGCCGATCGACCGTGTGCTCGGCTTCGGCTTTGGCGCGATCAAGGGCGCGTTGATCGCGGTCTTCGCTTTTGCGCTGCTCGCCACCGGATTTGATGAGAGCTGGGGCTACAAAGGCCGCCCGCAATGGATCACCGGCGCGCGCACCTATGCCGCCATCGACGCTTTCTCGCGCCAGCTGGTTCCGGAAATTGCCGTGCGGCGTGATCGGCTTCGCGGCGAGGCTGACGCGCGGGAGGACGCCTTGTCCGAAATCACGGGTTAA
- the alr gene encoding alanine racemase, protein MIDTGSLQPPASLRLTVDTDALAANWRALDSLSGTAQAGAAVKADCYGLGVDTCVPALRDAGCETFFVAHWSEVAGVTAHVPGGQVAVLHGVLNEADCAYARATGAVPVINSLEQAALWTASGGGRCHLMVDTGINRLGISLDEVSDAAIAALHVDILMSHLACADETTSMNRMQAELLREAAGIVEHRRLSLANSAGIALGPNFAFDLTRPGLALYGGVPRAELADQIRPVVQVEARLLQCRKLAPGEGVGYNATFIAPTHMQVATVSIGYADGFLRQRGPGNALTHQGRPLQILGKVSMDMVVVDLSQAPDLRAGDWLQVPWNIADAAQQNALSPYEMLTVIGRRLRRG, encoded by the coding sequence ATGATTGATACTGGGTCGCTCCAGCCCCCTGCCAGCCTGCGTTTGACGGTCGATACGGATGCCTTGGCGGCCAATTGGCGTGCCTTGGACAGCCTGTCCGGGACCGCCCAGGCCGGCGCTGCGGTAAAGGCAGACTGCTACGGGCTGGGCGTCGACACCTGTGTTCCGGCCTTGCGCGATGCTGGGTGCGAAACCTTTTTCGTCGCGCATTGGAGCGAGGTCGCTGGCGTGACCGCCCATGTACCCGGCGGGCAGGTGGCAGTGTTGCACGGTGTCCTCAACGAGGCCGACTGCGCCTATGCCCGCGCGACCGGAGCCGTGCCTGTCATCAACTCGCTTGAACAGGCCGCGCTATGGACTGCCAGCGGGGGAGGGCGCTGCCACCTGATGGTGGATACCGGCATCAACCGCCTCGGCATTTCGCTCGATGAAGTCAGCGATGCGGCGATCGCCGCGCTCCATGTCGACATTCTGATGAGCCACCTTGCTTGCGCGGACGAGACAACGTCGATGAACCGGATGCAGGCAGAACTGTTGCGCGAGGCCGCCGGGATTGTTGAACACCGGCGACTAAGCCTTGCCAATAGCGCCGGTATCGCACTTGGGCCGAACTTCGCTTTCGACCTCACCCGCCCGGGCCTTGCGCTTTACGGCGGCGTCCCGCGTGCGGAACTCGCAGACCAAATCCGCCCTGTCGTGCAGGTCGAGGCGCGTCTGTTGCAATGCCGCAAACTCGCTCCGGGCGAGGGCGTGGGCTACAATGCGACCTTCATCGCACCCACACATATGCAGGTCGCCACTGTGTCGATTGGCTATGCCGACGGTTTCCTGCGCCAACGCGGTCCGGGCAATGCGCTCACCCATCAGGGCCGACCGTTGCAGATCCTTGGCAAGGTCTCGATGGACATGGTCGTGGTCGATCTGTCGCAGGCGCCCGATTTGCGCGCTGGCGACTGGCTGCAAGTGCCCTGGAACATCGCCGATGCTGCGCAGCAAAATGCTCTTTCGCCATATGAAATGCTTACAGTAATCGGCAGACGGTTGCGCCGCGGTTGA
- a CDS encoding patatin-like protein, with the protein MRQKELRLALVCYGGVSLAVYMHGITKEVWHLARASRAFHHPAATQLDGVAEAYREFLRVVERDYGLQVRVLPDILTGASAGGINAVFLAHAIHGGHSLEPLTDLWLTNADVSELTDPDAEPMWRYAKLWAQPIAEWFLSRPGNAVSATVSPETRAEVRAKVSRLVRGRWFSPPFSGARFSAMLFEAFQRMTEEGDGIPLLPAGYPVDLAVTVTDFRGHPETLRLNSPPQVEETEHRLPINFRARVGDGAVLADPLELVLAARATASFPGAFPPLTLAEIDRLAEQEGHHWATRGAFLARTMPTHVARGSIGQVALIDGAVLVNAPFGAALSALHGRPAQREVDRRFVYLDPRPDGSGPAPGTRIREVGFFGAIFGSLSTIPREQPIRDDLERIEQQSRDAARFKRIVMDLQSDIDRAVEKLFGFTFLLDRPTPKRLAGWRAKAQQAAAERAGYAFGAYALTKFDGILDQLARLTLKAAGQGRADPAPLIHALRCELEARGIDGLTDAHGGATAAAIAFFRAHDTGFRIRRLQLLARKLARDWQQDPDIAEDVLDRARDRLYEILALYYHADEDVLRSAAFRELAANSLQQPGAVLDFLATQRLLPATDLAAEELLIDALEDMPKNLKRRMLLTYLGFPFYDVVIFPLSRREGLDEFNPVKIDRISPDDARSIREGGTAATLRGIEFYNFGAFFSRDYRENDYLWGRLHGAERMIDLVASTVTGGVSAEVVRAAKRSVFLAVLEEEEIAGRCQRWLLDEIRLEVRERMG; encoded by the coding sequence ATGCGCCAGAAAGAACTGCGCCTTGCTCTAGTGTGTTACGGCGGCGTCAGCCTCGCGGTCTATATGCATGGCATCACCAAGGAGGTGTGGCACCTCGCCCGGGCGAGCCGCGCCTTTCACCATCCTGCTGCGACACAACTCGACGGCGTGGCGGAGGCCTACCGCGAGTTTCTGCGCGTGGTTGAGCGCGACTACGGGCTGCAGGTGCGGGTGCTGCCGGACATTCTGACCGGCGCGAGCGCGGGGGGGATCAATGCGGTATTCCTCGCCCATGCGATTCACGGCGGACACAGCCTCGAACCGCTGACGGACCTGTGGTTGACCAACGCCGATGTCAGCGAACTCACCGATCCCGATGCCGAGCCCATGTGGCGATATGCCAAGCTGTGGGCGCAGCCGATTGCGGAATGGTTCCTGTCGCGCCCCGGCAATGCTGTCAGCGCGACCGTCTCTCCCGAGACCCGCGCTGAAGTGCGGGCCAAGGTTTCCCGTCTGGTACGCGGGCGCTGGTTCAGCCCGCCGTTTTCGGGCGCGCGCTTTTCGGCAATGCTGTTCGAGGCCTTCCAGCGGATGACCGAAGAAGGCGACGGTATCCCGCTGCTGCCGGCAGGTTATCCTGTCGATCTGGCGGTGACCGTCACCGATTTTCGCGGGCATCCCGAAACGCTGCGCCTGAACTCGCCTCCGCAAGTCGAGGAGACCGAGCATCGCCTGCCGATCAATTTCCGCGCGCGGGTGGGTGATGGCGCGGTGCTCGCCGATCCGCTCGAACTGGTGCTGGCCGCCCGGGCCACCGCGAGCTTTCCCGGAGCCTTTCCGCCACTTACCCTCGCCGAGATCGACAGGCTCGCCGAGCAAGAGGGGCACCATTGGGCCACGCGGGGGGCCTTTCTTGCGCGCACCATGCCCACCCATGTCGCGCGTGGGAGTATTGGCCAGGTGGCGCTGATCGACGGCGCGGTGCTGGTCAACGCGCCCTTTGGCGCTGCGCTCAGTGCGCTCCACGGCCGCCCTGCCCAGCGCGAGGTTGATCGCCGCTTCGTCTATCTCGATCCGCGCCCTGACGGCTCTGGCCCGGCACCCGGCACCCGGATCCGCGAGGTGGGGTTCTTCGGCGCCATCTTCGGCTCGCTCTCCACGATCCCGCGCGAACAACCGATCCGGGACGATCTGGAACGGATCGAGCAGCAATCGCGCGACGCGGCGCGGTTCAAGCGCATCGTCATGGACCTCCAAAGCGATATCGACCGCGCCGTTGAGAAGCTGTTCGGCTTTACCTTCCTGCTCGACCGGCCGACGCCCAAGCGGCTCGCAGGGTGGCGGGCCAAGGCCCAGCAGGCCGCAGCCGAGCGGGCAGGCTATGCCTTTGGCGCCTATGCCCTGACCAAGTTCGACGGTATCCTCGATCAGCTTGCGCGGCTTACCCTGAAGGCCGCAGGACAAGGCCGGGCCGACCCCGCACCGTTGATCCACGCTTTGCGCTGTGAGCTGGAAGCGCGGGGGATCGACGGGCTGACCGACGCACATGGCGGCGCGACCGCGGCGGCCATTGCCTTCTTCCGCGCGCATGACACCGGCTTCCGCATCCGCCGGTTGCAGCTTCTTGCCCGCAAGCTTGCGCGCGACTGGCAGCAGGATCCCGACATTGCCGAGGACGTTCTCGACCGCGCGCGGGACCGGCTCTACGAGATTCTCGCGCTTTATTATCACGCGGACGAGGATGTTCTGCGCTCAGCAGCATTCCGCGAACTGGCGGCGAACAGTCTCCAACAGCCCGGTGCGGTGCTCGATTTCCTTGCGACGCAGCGTCTGCTCCCCGCGACCGATCTGGCCGCCGAAGAGCTGCTGATCGACGCGCTCGAAGACATGCCGAAAAACCTCAAGCGGCGGATGCTGCTGACCTATCTCGGCTTTCCCTTCTACGACGTCGTTATCTTCCCGCTATCCCGCCGTGAAGGGCTGGACGAGTTCAATCCGGTCAAGATCGACCGCATCTCTCCCGATGACGCGCGTTCGATCCGCGAGGGCGGGACGGCGGCGACGCTCAGGGGTATCGAGTTCTACAATTTCGGCGCGTTCTTCAGCCGCGATTACCGGGAGAATGATTACCTCTGGGGCCGCCTGCACGGGGCCGAGCGGATGATCGACCTTGTCGCCTCAACCGTCACCGGCGGCGTTTCTGCCGAGGTGGTGCGGGCGGCGAAACGATCGGTGTTTCTGGCGGTGCTGGAGGAAGAAGAGATCGCCGGGCGGTGCCAGCGCTGGTTGCTCGACGAAATCCGGCTCGAGGTGCGCGAGCGGATGGGGTAG
- a CDS encoding proline--tRNA ligase, with amino-acid sequence MSQIRHALTVKREDDFAKWYQEVISAADLAEESGVRGCMVIKPWGYGIWERIQRLMDDRIKAAGVQNCYFPLFIPLSNFTREAEHVEGFAKEMAVVTHHRLIADGKGGLIPDPEAKLEEPLVVRPTSETIIGDAMARWVQSWRDLPLLTNQWANVVRWEMRTRMFLRTSEFLWQEGHTAHENREDALAETHRALEMYRACAEDDLALPVIAGEKPENERFPGAVETWSIEAMMQDGKALQAGTSHYLGTNFAHAAGIQYQDREGSQQYCHTTSWGVSTRLIGGVIMTHGDDDGLRVPPAIAPQQIVIIPMLREAPEDAELIAYCETVRAALAAQTALGERVRVLLDVKPGKAAAKRWDWVRKGAPVIIEVGPRDMAEGKIAVLRRDQLWNAANGKPAFTYPAHADFVGEAGGVLEAIQSSLYEEAKARRDANITRGVTEWQAVADHFEKGGKYPGWVEVEWAKPTGAALDAVVEKLKALKLTIRNVPRGGEPASGACIFTGAPATERILVARAY; translated from the coding sequence GTGTCCCAGATCCGCCACGCGCTCACCGTCAAGCGCGAAGACGACTTTGCCAAATGGTATCAGGAGGTGATCAGCGCCGCCGACCTCGCCGAGGAATCGGGCGTGCGCGGCTGCATGGTGATCAAGCCGTGGGGCTATGGCATCTGGGAACGCATCCAGCGATTGATGGATGACCGGATCAAGGCTGCGGGTGTGCAGAACTGCTACTTCCCCCTGTTCATCCCGCTTTCCAACTTCACCCGCGAGGCCGAGCATGTCGAAGGCTTTGCCAAGGAAATGGCGGTCGTCACCCATCACCGCCTGATTGCGGACGGCAAGGGCGGGCTTATCCCCGATCCCGAAGCCAAGCTGGAAGAGCCGCTTGTGGTTCGTCCCACGTCAGAAACCATCATCGGCGATGCGATGGCGCGCTGGGTGCAGAGCTGGCGCGATCTGCCGCTGCTCACCAACCAGTGGGCCAACGTCGTCCGCTGGGAGATGCGCACGCGGATGTTCCTGCGGACCAGCGAATTCCTTTGGCAGGAAGGCCATACCGCGCACGAGAACCGCGAAGATGCGCTGGCGGAAACGCACCGCGCTTTGGAAATGTACCGCGCCTGCGCCGAGGATGATCTTGCGCTGCCCGTGATCGCTGGCGAAAAGCCCGAGAACGAGCGTTTCCCCGGCGCGGTCGAGACCTGGTCGATCGAAGCCATGATGCAGGACGGCAAGGCGCTCCAAGCGGGCACCAGCCACTACCTCGGCACCAATTTCGCCCATGCGGCGGGCATCCAGTATCAGGACCGCGAGGGCAGCCAGCAATATTGCCACACCACCAGCTGGGGTGTCTCCACGCGGCTGATCGGCGGCGTCATCATGACCCACGGCGACGATGATGGCCTGCGTGTGCCGCCCGCGATTGCGCCGCAGCAGATTGTCATCATCCCGATGCTGCGTGAGGCTCCGGAAGACGCCGAGCTGATCGCCTATTGCGAGACCGTGCGTGCCGCTCTCGCCGCGCAAACCGCGCTGGGCGAACGCGTTCGCGTGCTGCTCGATGTGAAGCCGGGCAAGGCAGCGGCCAAGCGCTGGGATTGGGTGCGCAAGGGCGCACCTGTCATCATCGAAGTCGGCCCGCGCGATATGGCCGAGGGCAAGATCGCCGTGCTGCGCCGCGACCAGCTGTGGAACGCCGCGAACGGCAAGCCCGCCTTCACCTATCCCGCCCACGCCGATTTCGTGGGTGAGGCTGGCGGGGTGCTCGAAGCGATCCAGTCATCGCTTTACGAGGAAGCCAAGGCCCGTCGCGATGCCAACATCACCCGAGGGGTGACCGAGTGGCAGGCGGTGGCAGACCACTTCGAAAAGGGCGGCAAGTATCCCGGTTGGGTCGAGGTCGAGTGGGCCAAGCCCACCGGAGCGGCGCTGGACGCCGTGGTCGAGAAGCTGAAGGCGCTGAAGCTCACCATCCGCAACGTGCCCCGCGGCGGCGAACCGGCCAGCGGCGCCTGCATCTTCACCGGCGCACCGGCGACCGAGCGCATCCTGGTGGCGCGCGCCTACTAG
- a CDS encoding M28 family peptidase produces the protein MIKHALLLTAVLAAPLAAQTHPAEAVSEDRLKSDVEKLVSFGTRHTLSSQTDPERGIGAAVDWGLAEFKRIGATCGGCLEVLPVGETVTGPRVPTPTLVRNAVAIQRGSERPNEVVIVQGHIDSRVTDVMDATSDAPGANDDGSGTALVIEAARVLSGTKYPTTIIYALLSGEEQGLHGGQILANWAEAQGFTVKAVLNNDIIGNSCGSDGYCEPKVVRVFSEGPRADLTDRLRAAQTRFGGENDTPSRNLSRWVAGLAEKHPDGLQVRQIWRTDRMGRGGDQVPFLQKGYPAIRFSVGVEDYDHQHQDLRTENGVVYGDTIDEMDFAYLAGVTKLNVRALDALARAPMPPKVTVNAAVRVDTEIKWNRVPGAWVYQIRKRRTDEPGWHTGSDGFASIDTPAIGKPEVQQNGETLDHVAKVRGDDWMFGVAACAGEWCSPVSSAVPGGAFEPVGKE, from the coding sequence ATGATCAAACATGCTCTGCTGCTCACCGCCGTCCTCGCCGCCCCGCTCGCTGCCCAGACACATCCTGCTGAAGCCGTCTCCGAAGATCGCCTGAAAAGCGATGTCGAAAAGCTCGTCAGCTTCGGCACGCGGCACACGTTGTCATCGCAGACCGATCCCGAACGCGGCATCGGCGCAGCTGTCGATTGGGGGCTGGCGGAGTTCAAGCGTATCGGCGCGACATGCGGCGGCTGTCTTGAGGTGCTCCCCGTTGGCGAAACCGTCACCGGCCCGCGTGTCCCAACACCCACGCTGGTGCGCAACGCCGTCGCCATCCAGCGCGGCAGCGAGCGGCCGAACGAGGTCGTGATCGTGCAGGGGCATATCGACAGCCGCGTTACCGACGTAATGGACGCGACCTCCGACGCGCCCGGCGCCAATGACGACGGCAGCGGCACCGCTCTGGTGATCGAAGCCGCGCGGGTACTGAGCGGGACGAAGTACCCCACCACCATCATCTACGCGCTGCTCTCGGGCGAGGAGCAGGGACTCCACGGCGGCCAGATCCTCGCCAATTGGGCCGAGGCGCAGGGCTTCACGGTGAAGGCCGTGCTCAACAACGACATCATCGGCAATTCCTGCGGTTCGGACGGATATTGCGAGCCCAAGGTCGTGCGCGTCTTCTCCGAAGGCCCGCGCGCTGACCTGACCGACCGGCTGCGCGCCGCGCAGACGCGCTTCGGCGGCGAGAACGATACGCCCTCGCGCAACCTTTCGCGCTGGGTGGCGGGGTTGGCAGAGAAGCACCCTGACGGCCTGCAAGTCCGCCAGATCTGGCGCACCGACCGCATGGGCCGCGGCGGGGATCAGGTGCCGTTCCTTCAGAAGGGCTACCCGGCGATCCGCTTTTCGGTGGGGGTCGAGGATTACGACCACCAGCATCAGGACCTGCGCACCGAGAACGGCGTGGTCTACGGCGACACCATCGACGAGATGGATTTCGCCTATCTCGCCGGGGTGACGAAGCTGAACGTGCGGGCGCTGGATGCATTGGCGCGGGCGCCGATGCCGCCCAAGGTGACGGTGAATGCGGCGGTGAGGGTGGATACCGAAATCAAATGGAACAGGGTGCCCGGCGCTTGGGTCTACCAGATCCGCAAACGCCGAACGGATGAACCGGGTTGGCACACGGGGTCCGATGGTTTCGCGAGTATCGACACGCCAGCCATCGGCAAACCCGAAGTGCAGCAGAACGGCGAAACTCTCGATCATGTCGCCAAGGTGCGCGGTGATGACTGGATGTTCGGCGTTGCGGCTTGCGCGGGCGAATGGTGCTCGCCGGTTTCCAGCGCCGTCCCCGGCGGTGCCTTCGAGCCGGTGGGGAAGGAATAA